The Montipora foliosa isolate CH-2021 chromosome 14, ASM3666993v2, whole genome shotgun sequence genome window below encodes:
- the LOC137984960 gene encoding RAC-gamma serine/threonine-protein kinase-like has product MSAVHGPSPGAQIVKVGWVQKRGEYIRTWRSRYFQLWSDGSFIGYKEVPKSRETEPLNNFSVSKCQIMRTEKPKSNSFIIRCWQWTTLIERTFHLDNTAEREEWIAAIQQVADTLKANEKEDSDEITITSQKMTLDDFHLLKVLGKGTFGKVILAKNKNTEEVVALKILKKSVILAKEEVEHTLTENRVLKTMVHPFLTALRCSFQTKERLVFVMEYVNGGELFFHLSKERVFSEDRSRFYSSEIVLAVKYLHEKKVVYRDLKLENLLLDSDGHIKIADFGLCKEDITHGATTKTFCGTPEYLAPEVLEDNDYGPAVDWWGVGVVMYEMMCGRLPFYNRDHETLFELILTEDVKFPSRISDRAKNVLSGLLEKNPSRRLGGSPDDAKEVMNHQFFHTINWDDIFHKRIKPPFKPVVKSETDVSNFDEDFTNEPVDLSPPEGTLTEIAEEDEANFQQFS; this is encoded by the exons GGGAGTACATCAGGACGTGGAGATCAAGATATTTTCAGCTTTGGAGTGATGGCAGTTTCATTGGATACAAGGAAGTTCCTAAATCAAGAGAAACTGAACCTCTTAATAACTTCTCAGTTTCCA AATGTCAGATAATGAGAACAGAAAAGCCAAAGTCAAATTCATTTATAATAAG ATGTTGGCAGTGGACAACATTAATAGAGAGGACATTTCATTTAGACAACACTGCTGAAAG GGAGGAGTGGATTGCGGCCATTCAACAAGTTGCTGATACGCTGAAAGCAAATGAAAAAGAGGATTCTGATGAAATCACCATAACAAGTCAAAAAATG actcTTGATGACTTTCATTTACTGAAAGTTCTTGGTAAAGGGACATTTGGAAAGGTCATTTTGGCAAAGAATAAGAATACTGAAGAAGTTGTAGCACTGAAGATTTTAAAGAAATCAGTCATACTTGCTAAG GAAGAAGTTGAACACACATTAACTGAAAACCGAGTTTTGAAGACAATGGTACATCCTTTTCTCACA GCATTACGATGCTCTTTTCAAACAAAAGAGAGACTAGTGTTTGTAATGGAATATGTCAATGGTGGTGAG CTGTTTTTCCACTTGTCCAAAGAACGTGTTTTCTCAGAAGACAGATCAAGGTTCTACTCTTCTGAAATTGTGTTGGCTGTGAAATACCTTCATGAGAAGAAGGTGGTTTACAGGGATCTCAAG CTTGAAAATCTCTTGCTTGACTCAGATGGACATATTAAAATTGCTGACTTTGGTCTTTGCAAAGAGGATATCACACATGGAGCAACAACAAAGACATTCTGTGGTACGCCTGAGTACCTGGCGCCAGAG GTTCTTGAAGACAATGACTATGGTCCGGCAGTTGATTGGTGGGGTGTGGGCGTCGTCATGTATGAGATGATGTGTGGTCGTCTGCCTTTTTATAACAGGGATCACGAAACTCTGTTTGAACTCATTTTGACA GAAGATGTAAAATTTCCTTCCAGAATCTCTGACAGGGCAAAGAATGTATTATCAGGACTTCTGGAAAAGAACCCATCACGTCG GCTTGGTGGAAGTCCTGATGATGCAAAGGAAGTCATGAATCATCAATTCTTTCACACAATTAATTGGGATGATATCTTTCATAAAAGG ATAAAGCCTCCTTTTAAACCAGTGGTCAAGTCTGAAACAGATGTGTCCAACTTTGATGAAGACTTCACCAATGAGCCAGTTGATTTATCGCCACCAGAAG GCACCCTGACTGAAATTGCTGAGGAAGATGAAGCAAATTTCCAACAATTTTCTTGA